GGGGTGAAAGGCGACTGACGAAGCTGCGTCTCGGGCCCGAAACTCGCGACCGCGGACGGTGCGCAGAGGTGTATTCGGCGCTTTGATTTCAGTGCCTCGCAATACCCCTCGAAGCACTCGAATCAAGATCATCTCCGCCGCCGTTTCACCCCTTGTCGAGTAGTGGATTCCACGGTTCGCGACGGGTTTATCCAGTGCCACAATCGGTATCGACGAGAGCTGTCATCGACAGAGGTTCGGTGCTGTCAATCAGCATGCGGGGAACAGGCGTCAGCGCGTCGGCTGCAGGCTAGGAAAAAAGTTATCCACAGGCGCCTTGAGAAACTTTTCCCGACTCTGCGAAAGTGCTCCAACAACACACCCGGCGCGACCTGTAACGGGATTCGAATCGAGCGAAAGGAGCAGTCGATGGGCAGAGGTCAGCACGACCCCCTCAAGGACTTCCTCATCGACCTCTTCAGCTCCGAGAAGACAACAGGACAGCCCGGCAAATCGGAGAAACCTGCGGTCGGCAAGTACAGCGCGATCGCGCCATTCATCATCATCGCAACAGCTTTCGCGTTCTACGCTCCACGAATTGTCGAGCTGACCGGGCAGACACCCGAAAGTCAGGGCGCTATCGCAGCCGTGGCGATTCACGGATACCGCTGGCTTCTCCTGCTCGCCACCCTCGCACTGATCGCACTCGACGTCGTGCGGTTCATCTCGCACCGTCACCGCGTTCGGCTCGATGCCCACGTACGACAAGCCACCCGGCACCTTCCAGCGAAGGTCACCGTCGGATTCCCGCCCGGTATCAGCGCGTTGCGCAGCGCCAAGATCAAACTTCCTCGCGGAGCGATCATCCGTCCGAAAGAGATGGACGAATTCACCAGTGCAGTACGTGCTTCCGTAAACCGGCGATCAGGCAAGTGGACCCACACGGTTACTCATCAAGCGCACCGAGATCAGATCGTCATCACCCGTAAGCACGTGAAACCCGACACCCGCTCCGATCGCCACCGGGTCCTCGAACAGGTCCTCGTGGGCGGGCCGCTCAAGGACACGGCCGTCACTGTCGACTCGTACGACGACAACGGTTCCGAGACCGGCTACAAGATCACCTACAGCCAGTCGATGTCGAGCGGCGTGCACGGGTTCCAGCGCAAAATCGACGAGGCTCTCACCTCCCTCGCCGGAACCCACGAGTCAGGGCGCACCTGGGCGACGGAATGGTTCCCGTCCGAAGGTTTTCTTCTGATGACGTTGCGTGCTCCGCTGCCGACTCGCGTGGATCATCCGCTGGAGCTGGTCGACGAGAATCTGCGCCACCTTCCCTATGCGACAGCGGAATCGGATCTGACCATGTTCTGGGACATTTCCACGAAATCGAACAAGCCGCATTGCCTGATCGTCGGCCCGACCGGCGGCGGCAAGACGTCGGTTATCCGCACACTGCTCACAGAAGCTGCGCGCCGCGGAATTCCGTTCCTGGGCGTCGATCCGAAAATGATCGAACTCGACGGACTCGAGGGGTATCCCGGTTGCGCTGCAATCGTCTACGACGCTGTCCGCTCGGCAATGCTGGTGCGCGCGCTGCACTGCGAGATGATGGCCCGCAATCACTACGTGCACGTGAAGAAGATCGAGCCCTCGGAGCTTCCGCTTCTGATCACCGTGCTCGACGAATTCTTCATCCTCTCCGGCAAGTGGCAGCGACTGGCGAAGACAGGCGACGACGAGACCCGCGAGATGCTCAAGGAACTCGATCCGCTCGGTGCATGGGCCGATCTCGCGGTGCTCGCACGATCCGCTGGTATCCGCTTGTTGCTTGGTGTGCAGCGTCCCGACGCGTCACTGTTCGGCGGCGCATCCGGTAACGCACGCGACAACTTCGGCACCCGAATTTCGCTCGGTAATCTTTCGCAGGACGGAGCGATGATGCTGTGGGGAGAGTCCCAAGTCGGCCGCGAAATCGACACCTCCGTTCCCGGTCGTGGTGTGGCATTGGGCAACGACGGCTCTCCCGTGGATGCGCAGATGTGGTGGACGCCGAACGTCGACCCCCACCCGAACAAGTGGAATCAGCTTTCGGACTCCGAGAAGGCGATCATCAACGGGCTCCGGCCACAGGTGGAACCGCAGATTGCGTTCTACTCGAAAGAGTTGCGCCAGTTCGTCGAATCCGAACGCTCGATGGCCACGACAGCGCGCGAACGCGGCTACGCCCCGGAGCCGACGCAACTCGGCGAAGACCACACGGATCAGGCCGTTCCTGCCGCAGCCGTGGACGACGACGTCGATGCGATTCCGGCTCACTCGGTGACCGAAGGAATGACGATCCTCGTTACCGGCGAGGACGGAACCGAACACGAGGCAACCGTCTTCGCCGTGACCGTCATCCGCAACAAGGACACCGGCGATGTCACCGAAACCACGATCACCGTGGGCGGCACCGGACGGGTGAAAAACCACATCACCTACGGGCCGCACGAAGTGGTGTTCCTACCTGAGCCGGACAAGGTCCTCGAGTCCGTGTGACCCCCTGAACGCTTTTACCCCCGAACCCTCGAAACACCACAAGAAAGGTCCTATCGCCATGGCTCGTCGTATCTCCCAGTCGATCACCCCCACCACCGAGGACATCAAGTTACTGCGTGGTCCCTTCGCACCGACCAAGGGCGGCGGGGATCCAGTCATCACCGCACTGCGCAAGGTCCTCAAAGACGGCGTCCCGACGTGGCTCGCCAAGCTCAGCGAAGAGCAGGAGTTGACTCAGCCGCGCCTCGACGAGATCAAAAGTGCCGTCGCGACCCGCCGCCAGATCATCGAGGTTCTACCCGAAGGCAAGGCACGAGAGGACGCCCTGGCGGCACTCGACAAAGCAGTCACCATCGTCTCGGAGATGGACAACGAACTCTCCGGCGTCGCTGCATTCAGCGGAACGAACGCCTGATGTCCGCCCTTGCCATCGAGATCACCGGCGAGCGGACCGCCGTCGCGCGCGGGGCAGGGGCCGAAGAGGTGGAACTGACCGCCGACAAGGGACAGTCGATCCACGCTGTGATTGCTGCGTACAGCCGCAAGTATTCAGCTGATGCAGGTGCACCGGTAGAGGTCGTCGTGAACGAAGCAGGACGCACGAATTACCTCACCGTCACCCCTGACGGGAATGTCTCGCGGTCGTTGCCGACAGGGCCGATCGTCGCAGCGGCTGCTGAGGCGGAAGTTCCGCAGGTCGATGCTGCACCGGAACCGGT
This genomic window from Rhodococcus sp. KBS0724 contains:
- a CDS encoding FtsK/SpoIIIE domain-containing protein, coding for MGRGQHDPLKDFLIDLFSSEKTTGQPGKSEKPAVGKYSAIAPFIIIATAFAFYAPRIVELTGQTPESQGAIAAVAIHGYRWLLLLATLALIALDVVRFISHRHRVRLDAHVRQATRHLPAKVTVGFPPGISALRSAKIKLPRGAIIRPKEMDEFTSAVRASVNRRSGKWTHTVTHQAHRDQIVITRKHVKPDTRSDRHRVLEQVLVGGPLKDTAVTVDSYDDNGSETGYKITYSQSMSSGVHGFQRKIDEALTSLAGTHESGRTWATEWFPSEGFLLMTLRAPLPTRVDHPLELVDENLRHLPYATAESDLTMFWDISTKSNKPHCLIVGPTGGGKTSVIRTLLTEAARRGIPFLGVDPKMIELDGLEGYPGCAAIVYDAVRSAMLVRALHCEMMARNHYVHVKKIEPSELPLLITVLDEFFILSGKWQRLAKTGDDETREMLKELDPLGAWADLAVLARSAGIRLLLGVQRPDASLFGGASGNARDNFGTRISLGNLSQDGAMMLWGESQVGREIDTSVPGRGVALGNDGSPVDAQMWWTPNVDPHPNKWNQLSDSEKAIINGLRPQVEPQIAFYSKELRQFVESERSMATTARERGYAPEPTQLGEDHTDQAVPAAAVDDDVDAIPAHSVTEGMTILVTGEDGTEHEATVFAVTVIRNKDTGDVTETTITVGGTGRVKNHITYGPHEVVFLPEPDKVLESV